TCTCCCCCCCATGAAGGCGTCTACGCACAGATAGCGCAACCGCTGCGGGCCGGTGTACGCGATCTTGTGGAATGTATGTGGAGGTATGCGGACCAGATCCCCGGGATTCACGGGGTAGTACTCCGGCGCCTCGCCGATTTGCACGACTCCAACGCCCTCCAGAACGTAGAAGACCTGCTCCGTATCGTGATGGACGTGCAGCGGAGTGGCTTCACCGGTTTCCAGCGTGACCACGAATGCCTCTGAGGTCTCCGCCTCGGCTCGATCCATGACCAGATCGTTGGTGTGGGTCGGTAGACGATAGCGGACGGTGTCTTTGGTACTGAAGACATATCTGTTCATCTATGTCCTCCCCCTGCCTGGACAAGCGCATCTATCGCCTCGGGCGGCGTTCCCGGGCTGACACCGCCGCCGGCAGAAAGAATCAGCCCCCGTCCGCCGGTCTTTCGCACGCACTCGTGCGCCCAATCCGCCACTTCTGCCGGCGCGCCGCGCGTCATTGCATCCAGAGGCGGGACGTTGCCCATCAACGCAATGCCCGGCATCTTTGCTTGGATGTCGGCAATATCCATGGTGTGGCTGAAGTTGAAGACATCGAAACCGAGCGTGGCCAGGGGGCCGGCCAGGTGCGCGCAGCGGGTGTCGTTGTGGAAGATCTTGATCAGCCCGTCGAACTCGCGAAATACGCGGGAGAGGCGCGGTCGGGCAAACTCCTCGAACATCTGGGGCGAGAGCATGCCGACGATATCGTCGAGCAGCAGTACGCCTTCGGGCGCGCGGAGTACGCCCAGTTGTGCGCGCAGCCAGGCGATGGTAGTCTCCGTGAGCACATCTAGGAGGCGCCCGCTGGCCTCGGGTTCGACTTTGAGCGCGACCAGGAACTCGCTCACGCCGAGCAACCATGCCGCCACGGCGAACGGACCGCGCGCGGCCACCACCCGTACCTTGACTCCATCCGGCAACAGCCGGCGTTCCGCGTCGGCGTAGCGCTGAAGGACGAGTGGCATCAAGCCGTGTCGCTGTGGGTCTGGGGGGTCCATCCCTGCCAGCACGGCAAGACCGCCGACTACGGGTTCTATTGACGGCGGTTGGTCGTGATGCCAGAGCACGCGCGCGCCAAAGGCGGAGGGTTCGATTGCCATGCCGTACTCGACCCAGAATCCGGGAATCCAGGCCACCTCGGGAAACCGGTCGAGGAGCCGCAGATTGACGCGGAGCCACTCGTCGGGCCGCAGGAAGTAGTCCAGGGTATCTATGCCGGCGTAGCCGGGCAGCCATGGGCTATCTACGATCAAGGCCACGGGTATCCGGTCGGCCTGCCCGCCCCGCGCGACTGCAACGAACCGTTCCCAGGGTGACATCGCTCTATGCGTTGGCCGGCGGGCTGCCGCTGCCGGGGCCGCTGCTGACGGGGCCGCCGCCGCCGGGGCTGCCGCCGCCGGGGCCGCCGCCGCCGGAGTTGCCGGATGGCGCGGGCCCTGTGGATTCGCGGACGGTCAGCGGGCTTTCCATCAGCGTGTAGCCCTCGCCGGGAGGCGGCTGCCCCTGGATCACGCGGCGCAGGAGCTGCACCGCCAGGCGGCCCATGCGGTACTTGGGTTGGGCAATGGTCGTCAGGGGCGGGTCCGCGTGAGCCGCCATCGCGATATCGTCGAAGCCAATAACCGAGATATCCTCCGGCACCCGCAGGCGGTGTGCCCGCACGGCGTGCAGGACGCCAAAGGCCATGATGTCGTTGTAGACAACTACGGCGGTCGGGCGGTCCACCGGTGCCTGCGCGAGCAGTGAGCTCATGGCCAGAAACCCTCCGCTCACGTTCGGGAGACTGCTTACGCACAGTTCGGGCCGCAAGGAAAGCGCTGCTTCAGCCAGCGCGTTCTCGATCCCGCGACGCCGGGCCTGTGAAGCCTCGGAGGCGCTGGGGCCGGATATGCAGGCGATGCGCGTGTGATTCAGATCAAGAAGGTGACGCGTCGCGCGGTAGGTGGCGTTTTCGGAGTCAACGGTCACGCAAGGGATCTCGGGGTGCCGGAGGCACCGATTCAGCACGACCATCGGCATCCTGTGGCGGCTGCGCACAGATACCAGCTGCTCGAATGAGAGGCGTGAGCCGCAGATAACGGCACCACTGATTGACTGTCCGGCCAGCGCGCGGAGGATCTGTTCTTCGCGCTGCGGGTTCTCGGTCGTATCAACCAGGACCGTCAAGGAGCCGTCCATGCCTCCCTCGTCTTGAACGCCCCGTGCGATCTCAGCAAAGAAGGGGTTCAGAATG
Above is a window of Armatimonadota bacterium DNA encoding:
- a CDS encoding cupin domain-containing protein translates to MNRYVFSTKDTVRYRLPTHTNDLVMDRAEAETSEAFVVTLETGEATPLHVHHDTEQVFYVLEGVGVVQIGEAPEYYPVNPGDLVRIPPHTFHKIAYTGPQRLRYLCVDAFMGGRPKDEPTWDSHMRVVCEMNGWDFGRVRLEKSDLCKGRRWGPTVDTVVSGLGTGSLPRSEMGRMEVHT
- a CDS encoding uroporphyrinogen decarboxylase; the protein is MSPWERFVAVARGGQADRIPVALIVDSPWLPGYAGIDTLDYFLRPDEWLRVNLRLLDRFPEVAWIPGFWVEYGMAIEPSAFGARVLWHHDQPPSIEPVVGGLAVLAGMDPPDPQRHGLMPLVLQRYADAERRLLPDGVKVRVVAARGPFAVAAWLLGVSEFLVALKVEPEASGRLLDVLTETTIAWLRAQLGVLRAPEGVLLLDDIVGMLSPQMFEEFARPRLSRVFREFDGLIKIFHNDTRCAHLAGPLATLGFDVFNFSHTMDIADIQAKMPGIALMGNVPPLDAMTRGAPAEVADWAHECVRKTGGRGLILSAGGGVSPGTPPEAIDALVQAGGGHR
- a CDS encoding LacI family transcriptional regulator, yielding MNVRRSHPNLSDVARDAGVSLSTVSRVLNNSAPVRESVRARVVASLTALGYESHRTRPNASALQGAIVLLVPDILNPFFAEIARGVQDEGGMDGSLTVLVDTTENPQREEQILRALAGQSISGAVICGSRLSFEQLVSVRSRHRMPMVVLNRCLRHPEIPCVTVDSENATYRATRHLLDLNHTRIACISGPSASEASQARRRGIENALAEAALSLRPELCVSSLPNVSGGFLAMSSLLAQAPVDRPTAVVVYNDIMAFGVLHAVRAHRLRVPEDISVIGFDDIAMAAHADPPLTTIAQPKYRMGRLAVQLLRRVIQGQPPPGEGYTLMESPLTVRESTGPAPSGNSGGGGPGGGSPGGGGPVSSGPGSGSPPANA